In Glycine max cultivar Williams 82 chromosome 7, Glycine_max_v4.0, whole genome shotgun sequence, a single window of DNA contains:
- the LOC100527905 gene encoding Ubiquitin-like protein ATG12-like, whose amino-acid sequence MSSELPSSVRKVVVHLRATGDAPILKQSKFKIAGTDKFAKVIDFLRRQLHRETLFVYVNSAFSPNPDELVIDLFNNFGFDGKLVVNYACSMAWG is encoded by the exons ATGTCTTCTGAATTGCCAAGTTCTGTTCGCAAAG TGGTTGTTCATCTCAGAGCCACCGGCGATGCTCCTATCCTCAAGCAATCCAAATTCAAG ATAGCAGGAACTGATAAATTTGCTAAAGTGATAGACTTTCTTCGCCGACAGCTCCACAGGGAGACATTG TTTGTATATGTCAATAGTGCCTTTTCACCAAACCCTGATGAATTGGTCATTGATTTGTTTAAT aattttggctttgatgGCAAACTGGTGGTCAACTACGCTTGTTCCATGGCATGGGGCTAA